The following nucleotide sequence is from Flavobacterium sp. N1736.
AACGGAACCAAAGCTACAAAGTGTTCGTTTTCGATTACAATGCGTTCTCCGGATCTTAATTCGGCATGAAGATAATCTGCCAGTAATGTTTTTTGGTTTTTATCGTAGTAGGCTTTTAGGCTGTTATGCGTTTTTTCAACCTGAGTTGGCAATGATGATTGTGCCCAGATTTGTCCATGCGGATGCGGGTTGCTGCAACCCATAACACTTCCTTTATTTTCAAAAATCTGAACGTAATTGATGTATTTAATATTTCCTAAATCAGTATATTCTTTTTGCCATGTTTTAATGATGTTTTCGATTTCATCAATAGTCATTTCAGGCAAAGTAAGATCGTGTCTTGGCGAAAAACAAACCACTCTCGAAATTCCACGTTCCGGTTGTGCTTTAAAAAAAGTGTGTTTAATATCTTCTTCAAAAATAATTTCGTCCTGTTTCATGGCTGCAAAATCATTTTCAAAAACAAAACTGTCCTTATAATCCGGATTGTTTACTCCGTTTGCACGAACATTTCCCGGGCATAAATAACAGGTAGAATCGTATTTTGGCAATGTTTCAGTTAAAACGGTTTCGTTTTGTCCTTGCCACGGACGTTTGGCGCGATGAGGTGATACTAGAACCCATTCATTAATTAATGGGTTGTAACGTCTGTGCGGGTCTTCGTTAATGTCAAAATTTTTCATTGTAATTGTTGTCGTATTAAAGTAGTGTTGTTCCGTTTGCGATTTTTACATCGTAAAATTTTAGTTCGATACCAAATATATCTAAATAAAGATTTGCAAACTTATTTTTCACCTCATTTTCGTGACCTTTTTTAATTAAATTTATGGTACAGCCTCCAAAACCACCACCCATTAATCGCGAACCAATTACATTATCATCTGCTTTTGCGGTATCTACAAGCATATCCAGCTCCTCGCAACTCACTGCATATTCCTGAGACAAACCATAATGGGTCTCAAAAAGCAATTGTCCTAAAAGTTCTATATTTCCATTATCCAAAGCCTCGCAAGCCTTCGTTACACGACCAATTTCTTTTACTACAAAATGAACCCTTTTAAAAACCGTTTCATTCATTTTATCACGAATACTCAAAATTTGTTCTTCCGTACAATCCCTGAAACTTTTTACCTCCGGAAAATGATTTTTGATAATCGATAATCCTTCTTCACACTCCATTCTTCTTGTATTATATTCAGATGTAAAAAGCGAATGTTTTACATTACTGTCGAATAAAACCAAAGAATAATCTTTGAAATTTGCATCGTGATATTCAAATTCAAGCGTATTGCAATCTAATTTTATAACCTTATTTTCAAGTCCGTGAACACTCGAAAACTGATCCATAATACCACAATTAATACCAACCCAATGTTCAGCTTTTTGCCCCATTAACGCAATATCAACCTTATTAATCGTAAGATTAAAAAGAGCAGCAATACCAAAAAGCATCCCGCATTCTAAAGCTGCAGAAGACGATAATCCGGAACCAACCGGAATATTACTGCTAAAAACACAATTAAAACCTTCAAACGAAAAACCATTATCCTGCAATTGTTTAATAACACCGCGAATATAATTCGTCCAGACAACATCACTTAATGTAACTTCCTGAGTTAAATCAATTTCAAATTCTTCTTTTAAATCGATCGCAATTATTTTTGATTTTGAAGAATTGCTTTTTTCAAATGCGAAACAAATTATTTTGTCGATCGCAGCAGGCAAAACATAACCGTCGTTATAATCTACGTGTTCTCCAATAATATTAATTCGGCCGGGAGAAAGCACCACTTTTTGAGGAACAGATCCAAAAGATTGCTCAAAAAATGCGGTTGTGTTTTGTATTAAAATGTCATTCATTGGGGTAATAACTAAATGTTGTTTTTTATAATTTATAGTTTATGGTTTGAAACTGATAAACTGTTTTTTGGTGGTATTGTTCTCCTTTTTTCAAAACCGAATTTGGAAAATGAGCATGATTTGGTGCGTCAGGAAAATTTTGCGTTTCAAAACAAATTCCGCTTGACGGGTGATAAGCCGCATTTTCCTTTCCTTTTAAAATGTCAAAACAATTTCCGCCTACATAGACATGCACACTTGGCTGATCTGTATAAACGTTTAGTTGCAAATTGTTTTTTGTGCTCAATAAAGTCGCAGCAATTTCATTTTTAGATTCAACCACAAATGAATTATCAATTACAGCAGGACAATTTTTTGGCGAACTGAAATCAAAAGCATGATTCGCAAGATTCGTGAATTTTCCTGATGGAATATTTTCGTCGTCTGTCTCTAAAATTTTATCAGAATTGACAAACATTTCCTGATCCAGAACGGTAGAATCATGACCGTTGAGGTTAAAATAACTATGATGCGTCAGGTTTATAACCGTATCTTCAGTCGTTGTAGCATTATATTCTAATTGTAATTCGTTTTCTTCCGTTAGTGTATACGTTAAATCGGCGTGTAATTCTCCCGGAAAATTTTCGTCTAAATTTTCACTTAACAAACTAAAAGTTATCGATGGGTTTTTACCTTGAGTGAATGCGGTAACAAACCATACTTTTTTT
It contains:
- a CDS encoding UDP-glucose--hexose-1-phosphate uridylyltransferase, whose protein sequence is MKNFDINEDPHRRYNPLINEWVLVSPHRAKRPWQGQNETVLTETLPKYDSTCYLCPGNVRANGVNNPDYKDSFVFENDFAAMKQDEIIFEEDIKHTFFKAQPERGISRVVCFSPRHDLTLPEMTIDEIENIIKTWQKEYTDLGNIKYINYVQIFENKGSVMGCSNPHPHGQIWAQSSLPTQVEKTHNSLKAYYDKNQKTLLADYLHAELRSGERIVIENEHFVALVPFWAIWPYETMIISKRAFGKITDFTPEETLAYAKTLKELTTKYDNLFNTSFPYSSGIHQAPTDGLEHPGWHFHMHFYPPLLRSASVKKFMVGYEMLGESQRDISPEKSAEVLRELSTVHYKNKEKSKV
- the galK gene encoding galactokinase: MNDILIQNTTAFFEQSFGSVPQKVVLSPGRINIIGEHVDYNDGYVLPAAIDKIICFAFEKSNSSKSKIIAIDLKEEFEIDLTQEVTLSDVVWTNYIRGVIKQLQDNGFSFEGFNCVFSSNIPVGSGLSSSAALECGMLFGIAALFNLTINKVDIALMGQKAEHWVGINCGIMDQFSSVHGLENKVIKLDCNTLEFEYHDANFKDYSLVLFDSNVKHSLFTSEYNTRRMECEEGLSIIKNHFPEVKSFRDCTEEQILSIRDKMNETVFKRVHFVVKEIGRVTKACEALDNGNIELLGQLLFETHYGLSQEYAVSCEELDMLVDTAKADDNVIGSRLMGGGFGGCTINLIKKGHENEVKNKFANLYLDIFGIELKFYDVKIANGTTLL
- a CDS encoding aldose epimerase family protein; this encodes MPDGEKIYSFELSNEKGMKVQIINYGATVTSLQIPLENGKLVDVVLGFDNLDAYLQSYNLPSAPYFGTTVGRYAGRINKGIFTLNDKKFQLAGNNNGNTLHGGNIGFGKKVWFVTAFTQGKNPSITFSLLSENLDENFPGELHADLTYTLTEENELQLEYNATTTEDTVINLTHHSYFNLNGHDSTVLDQEMFVNSDKILETDDENIPSGKFTNLANHAFDFSSPKNCPAVIDNSFVVESKNEIAATLLSTKNNLQLNVYTDQPSVHVYVGGNCFDILKGKENAAYHPSSGICFETQNFPDAPNHAHFPNSVLKKGEQYHQKTVYQFQTINYKL